Within Candidatus Francisella endociliophora, the genomic segment CTAGCTGTTGCTGAAGATTTTCAGAATCTAGGAATTGCTACAACACTTATCAAACTAAGCGAGCAAATAGCATTAGATAATAATTTTTCGAAAATTTTTATAGATGCTACAAGTCTTGGTACTTATAAAATAGCCCGAAAATTAAATTATAAACAGTTAGCTCAAATTAATTATCAAGATTTCAATTATGAAGGTAGAAAACCTTTTAAGAATATCACAAACCATATTGGACCTACTGTCTTTAACAAGCAAATATAATAACTATTTACGCCTTATAAACTTAAATAATAAAGGCATTAATGCTAAGACTCCCAAAACACTTAAAGCCAAGATAAACTTACTATCTATAAAATTATTCATATTGCCCACTAGTATAGATTGCTTAGCATGTACCCCAAACCAAACATAGATAAAGGTCACAGGGATAATTCCTATTAATGTTGTAAAAAAGAAAATGCTATTTTTAACTTTTAAAATACCAGCTAAGATATTTGGTACAAAAAATGGTATTGGCAAAAGCCTCGAAACAAATAATATAGCAATAGGATAATTCTCAACTAATGATTTAAATTTTGAAACAATTTTGTATTTTGGATTATTAGATACCTCACCCCAATTATACTTTATAAGTATAAAGGTAAACATAGCCCCTATAGTCGCTGAAAATAAGCAAACTATAAACCCTAACCACAGCCCAAATAAAAGCCCTGCTAATATCTTTAAAAAAGGCTTTACAGGGACAGAAAAAAATACAGTTAAAATATAAGCAATCCCATAACAAAAACTAGCTATAACAATATGATTATCAACATAATAATCAATCTGATTATATGCTAATTGTAGTTTTTGAAGGTTAAAATATTTATAACCATTGAGGATTAAAAATAAAAAAATCCCAAAACTCATAAAGAATATTAAAAATAGTCTTTTAAGGAGTAAGGGATTTGATTTTCTCACTTAAATTTTGAGAAAGCTAGCTTAGATATAATTAAGCTAATGCAGCTTTTGCTTTTTCTACAACAGCAGCAAAAGCATCTTTGTTGTATACAGCCAACTCAGCTAATGCTTTTCTATCTAGCTCAACACCAGCTTTGTTTAAGCCATTAATTAATTGGCTATAGCTAATATCATGTTGTCTAGCTGCAGCATTGATACGAACGATCCAAAGTGATCTGAATGTTCTTTTCTTAACTTTACGGTCTCTATAAGCATATTGACCTGCTTTAATTACTGCTTGTTTAGCTACTCTATATACTCTTGAACGAGCACCATAGTAACCTTTAGCTTGATTTAAAATCTTCTTATGACGTGCGCGTGCTGTTACGCCTCTTTTTACTCTTGACATTATTTAGTCTCCACTTTAAAAATTGATAAACAAACTTATGCGTAAGGCATTTGTTGAACTAGGCTAGCTTGATCAACTTTAGCTACTTGATTCATACCTCTTAAATGACGCTTTCTTTTAGTAGTCATCTTAGTGTTGATATGAGCACGGTTTGCACAACGGTGTTTGAAACCACCCTTACCAGTCTTTTTAAAGCGCTTAGCAGCACCACTCTTAGTTTTTAACTTAGGCATTTTTAAATACTCCGCATTGTATTAATTGTTATTATTTTAATTTACTACTTTTTCTTTGGTCCTAAAACCATAATCATTTGACGACCTTCCATTTTAGGTTGGTGTTCCACTACACCATAATCAGCAGCATCGTTTGCCATACGCTTAAGCATTTCCATACCTAATTCTTTGTGTGACATTTCTCTACCTCTGAATCTCAGTGTAACTTTTACTTTATCGCCTTTTTCAAGGAATTTTAGCAGGTTGCGTAGTTTTACCTGATAATCCCCTACATCAGTCACAGGTCTAAGCTTTACTTCTTTTACTTGTGTCTGTTTTTGGTTCTTTTTAGCTTGTGCTTTTTTCTTACCCTGTTCGAATAAGTATTTACCATAGTCCATCAAACGACAAACTGGTGGCTTAGCATTTGCTACCATTTCAACCAAATCAACATTAGCTCCTTCAGCCAATGCCAAAGCATCATTGATAGAAACTATTCCTATTTGTTCTCCATCAACTCCAACTAGACGCACCTCTTTAGCTTTAATTTGCTCATTAATTGGTGCTTTTTTATCCGCTTTAATAACTATTTTCCTCCACAGAAATTATTATTTTTTATTTTTAACTTGTTCTTTCAGATAAGAGCAAAAATCTTGTGTCGACATCTGTCCTAGATCTTCACCATTATGTTTTCTGATAGTAATAATCTTTTGTTCTTGCTCATTTTTACCCAGAATTACAAGGTATGGAAGTCGCAAAAGAGTATGCTCACGTATTTTAAACCCAATCTTTTCATTTCTCAAGTCTAATTTAACTCTTATACCACTTTTTTCAAGCTCTTCGGCAACTTCTTGACAATATTCATCTTGATGATTACTAATACCCATCACAGCAACCTGAGTAGGAGTTAGCCAAAGTGGTAAATTACCAGCATAATGTTCTATAAGCATACCAATAAATCTCTCCAAAGATCCTACTATAGCTCTATGTAACATTACAGGAACTTGCTTATCACCATTTTTATCAATATAAGTAGCTCCAAGTCTTTGAGGCATTGAGAAATCAAGCTGAATAGTTCCACACTGCCAACTTCTACCAATAGCATCTTTTAAATGAAATTCTATTTTAGGACCATAAAAAGCACCTTCTCCAGGAAGCAATTCATAATTTACACTATGCGCCTCTAAAGCATTC encodes:
- a CDS encoding GNAT family N-acetyltransferase; its protein translation is MSAVAICQDTQKVAGFCINLDPYSSSQVDRSSYADKDPAFKLINRILTELYKDVKLIEKAGVNFSIYALAVAEDFQNLGIATTLIKLSEQIALDNNFSKIFIDATSLGTYKIARKLNYKQLAQINYQDFNYEGRKPFKNITNHIGPTVFNKQI
- the rpmI gene encoding 50S ribosomal protein L35, giving the protein MPKLKTKSGAAKRFKKTGKGGFKHRCANRAHINTKMTTKRKRHLRGMNQVAKVDQASLVQQMPYA
- the infC gene encoding translation initiation factor IF-3 is translated as MWRKIVIKADKKAPINEQIKAKEVRLVGVDGEQIGIVSINDALALAEGANVDLVEMVANAKPPVCRLMDYGKYLFEQGKKKAQAKKNQKQTQVKEVKLRPVTDVGDYQVKLRNLLKFLEKGDKVKVTLRFRGREMSHKELGMEMLKRMANDAADYGVVEHQPKMEGRQMIMVLGPKKK
- a CDS encoding TVP38/TMEM64 family protein, yielding MRKSNPLLLKRLFLIFFMSFGIFLFLILNGYKYFNLQKLQLAYNQIDYYVDNHIVIASFCYGIAYILTVFFSVPVKPFLKILAGLLFGLWLGFIVCLFSATIGAMFTFILIKYNWGEVSNNPKYKIVSKFKSLVENYPIAILFVSRLLPIPFFVPNILAGILKVKNSIFFFTTLIGIIPVTFIYVWFGVHAKQSILVGNMNNFIDSKFILALSVLGVLALMPLLFKFIRRK
- the rplT gene encoding 50S ribosomal protein L20; amino-acid sequence: MSRVKRGVTARARHKKILNQAKGYYGARSRVYRVAKQAVIKAGQYAYRDRKVKKRTFRSLWIVRINAAARQHDISYSQLINGLNKAGVELDRKALAELAVYNKDAFAAVVEKAKAALA